aaaacatactcGCAAAAGCTTAACAAAGCAGACTTTAATTAGATAAGCAATTTCCATACTGGAATCCCTTTCAGAGACGTTCTTAGGAATAGTGTGACTCAAGGGCTAGACAAGCACACCTCTGAATGCCAGTCACAGTGCAGAAGTCACGCCACAGGAAGCTGGTGTTCTTGGCCAACAGTGTCCTGTTTGCTCTGCACCATAATAAGCGAACAGTCACATGTTtgactgcagtgtgtctgtgataagatcttatgtatgtatgtgtacacaGAACTGAGTACTGGTGCAAGTCAGCAATGTTTGCTCTCTCCAGATGGGTTTTTGGACATCTGACCTGGTTCGTAGTGCTAaacatacagtgtgtgtgtgtgtgtgtgtgtgtgtgtgtgtgtgtgtgtgtgtgtgtgtgtggctacaaCTGACATCAGTAAAACCAGCTCTCGGCTAAAAGCTTAACAGATAAAACCAATAGATAAAACCTTCACCTCCATTTTAAGGCCTAGGTCATAAGATTTGCTGAAGTGTGCAAATGACAATGGAGTGAGTAGAATGTGTGTTTTCACTCTCTGTGCAGGTGAGTATGTGTTTGGAAGCAGTTTTCTGCCAGTTTTCTGCCAGGTCTGCTCCTGTGTGTGAGTATAACGTGTTGTGATACCTGCTCCTGTGCGTGAGTGTATCGTGTTGTGATACCTGCTCCTGTGTGTGAGTATAACGTGTTGTGATACCTGctcctgtgtgtgagtgtatcgtGTTGTGATACCTGCTCCTATGTGTGACCGTAAGGCGTTGTGATACCtgcttctgtgtgtgagagtaacGTGTTGTGATACCtgcttctgtgtgtgagagtaacGTGTTGTGATACCTGCTCCTGTGTGTAAATATAAGGTGTTGTGATGCCTGTTCCTGTGTAGGAGTATGAGGTGTTATGATACCTGCTCCTACGTGGGAGTGTGAGGTGTTGTGATACCTGCTCCTACGTGGGAGTGTGAGGTGTTGTGATACCTGCTCCTACGTGGGAGTGTGAGGTGTTGTGATACCTGCGCCAGTGTGTGAGCGTAAGGTGTTGTGATACCTGCTCCAGTGTGTGAGCGTAAGGTGTTGTGATACCTGCTCCTACGTGGGAGTGTGAGGTGTTGTGATACCTGCTCCAGTGTGTGAGCGTAAGATGTTGTGATACCTGCTCCTGAGTGGGAgtgtgaggtgttgtgatgcCTGCTCCTGTGTGTAAGTATAAGGTGTTGTGATACCTGctcctgtgtgtgagtgtaaggtGTTGTGATACCTGCTCCTGTGTGTAAGTATAAGGTGTTGTGATACTTACTCCTGTGTGTAAGTATAAGGTGTTGTGATACCTGCTCCTGTGTGTAAGTATAAGGTGTTGTGATACTTACTCCTGTGTGTAAGTATAAGGTGTTGTGATACTTGCTCCTGTGTGTAAGTATAAGGTGTTGTGATACTTGCTCCTGTGTGCTGGCTCCTGTTTGCTCTTTTCACGTACAGTGGCACTTTCCTCTGCCATGACTATCAACAGAGAGGTGGTGCTAAATGCAGAAAGTACGTGCGAGAGAGGCCGACAGCAGTTCCCTGGgggaggagatgggaggagggggagaggaagtTCGAGGGGCAGAGGGAGATGGGAGGAGGGGCAACGGGAGGTGCAACGGGAGGTGCAGGGGGTGCAGAAGGTTTAGGGGAGGTTCGGGAGGTAAGGACATCAATCATTTCTGAAACAGAGCAGTGAAGCTCAGGAGGGACTAATTCAACATTCATGCTGAACTTTAGGGAAATACACTTTAATCAAATTAAATTTCAGACAATATTACATTCTAAGAATACAACCGACATCTGGTACGATAACAACAGATCAACTCAGGTGAAATGAGTGCAAAAGCAAGGACCAAGCACCGAAGTACTTCAAAGACTATCAAGGCTTATTCTACCTATAGACATATTCTACCTGTAAACATTTTCTACATGTAGGCATGTCCTATCTGTAAGCATGTTCTACCTGTAGACATGTTATACCTGTAAGCATGTTTTACCCTTTAAACAGTTTCTACCTGCAAGCATGTTCTACCTGTAAACATGTTCTACCTGCAAGCATGTTCTACCTGTAAACATGTTCTACCTCTAAGCATGTTCTCCCTGTAAACATTTTCTACCTGTAAGCATGTTCTACCTGTAAGCATGTTCTACCTGTAGGCTGGTCACACATTCTTCACTGAGTGCATACTTTTCCTTTAAAAGGAGTCAAATGACTGTGTAGGAGCAGAGAGCTCTGTTATCAGAGAGCAAGCCAACGTTGACAGGCAGAATAGTGCAGAGATAACACATGCACATGGATGAAAGTATGAGGCAGGGAGTGACGCACGGcagactcacacacccacccttaTCCTGCCTGACCTcgatctgtctctccctctctttctcattctctcacacGTCTTGCTCCGTGGCTGCATTCCTTCCTCATGTCACGCTTAATCTTttccaaaacagaaaaaaaaattaccacTCAACTCGAGGTTACCCCAATCCTCTACTAAATGTACTTAATTAGCTTTGATGCACCAAATTATGCCTTAATTTGCCATAATTAATATTCATACGTATTGTCTTTAACACTGCAAATCATTTCACAATATTACTTTTCTTCTTATCTGTCTATATACTTCAGATTGAGGGAGGAAAGTTCCAAGACTGCAGACGGGCCCGTGGAGTTCACGGTGTTCAGCCTGGGTCTTTCTTCTCCCTTTCCCCCCTCACTTCCTGTTTCTTTATTTCTAACTCTTCCCCTAcagccctcctctctcctcctttacccccccccccccacaacccctccccaccccaaccctctctctcctacccctgaaatgtataaaATCACGTGCTCCATGGTATAAGAAGAAAGCAACTGCGTACATATCATCTATCCTCTGCctttgtgtatagtgtgtgtgtgtgtgtgggggggggggggggggggggggggcacagtgtCAGGAGTTCAAAAGCTTTAATTAACCTGAGATGTAAATAAAATTCAGGGCTTAGGCCCCTAACCATGCAATAGCAACGCCCTAGCCACACCCTAATAATGCCCCTGTTCATTACTATAAGGAAATTAGAATTACTTTTGAATTACTTAAGACagattacataaatgtattacCTTTAGATTTCATAAATGCACAAACCCGATGCACAAACGCAGGAATATAACCAGAGAGATATAAGTAAACTCCTCTCTGAGCTTTTTACATTACAgcaacaatataatctaaagACAACAAAACAACGGAGAGATGTGATCTAACATATATGTGGCTAAGAGTTGTATGCACATCTATGACATGAAGATAGAGGAGTGCCGATAGAGGAGTCACACTCCTCGGGGCAGGAGCTCACTCTTGGCTGGCAGATTCTGCACCCAGCTTTGAGGTCCATACCACGCTCGTATGCGAGTTCAGGGCTGAAACCTTCCCACGGAGGAGCAGCCCTGTGCAGGGACCCAGATACAACAGTGACTTCACAAATGATGGAGACGAGTGAATCTTCCCCACAGCTTCAGTCTGTTTAACACGTTTAGTGTATTTTAGTTCCTGTCCTACATGAACAAAACAACGTCATGTCCAAGGAGGACAATAACAAAGGTCTCTCCATGGCCATGCCTCCCGCCTCCTATAAACTAGTTAGCCTAccgtggtttgtgtgtgtgtgtgtgtgtgtgtgtgtgtgtgtgtgtgtgtgtgtgcctgtgtgtacaTAACCATGATGGCTATGTAGAGGAAGAGTAATGGTATTTTGTGGATAAAGCTAACTCTGTTCCTCaaagaatatttcacaccaccGAAAGCTGTTTCAGAGTGCTGTGTTAAGTCTAAGGCGCTCCAGAGACAGCAGTGATGTGAAGATGTGAGAGACACAAACTTCACTTTGATTGTGAATAACGCAAACACGATACAGTCACTAACAGATTTAGAAGAAAAGCAGGCTGTTTTCTAAATCGTAGCAGCATATTGCACAAGcaaatattttaatttaaaaaagttttcagtgttttacaaAACTGCTCAAGACACTTTGAACAAATGGGGAAGCTGAAACAGTGATTTTCACCTTATTTGGGAAGTGTGTACTTGTTATTTTGTTCCTCAAATATTCCTTGACAAATGACAATTTTATGCTGAGGTCTTCTTAATTTTGTcagaacaaaattgttacactGTCAATAAAGAAAAAAGGGCACCGTAACGAAAACACCCTGGGCTGCTCTAAACCCAGGTGTGACCAGGACAGACTACCATTACATTGACACAGTACTATACATAGCATAATACTAAAAGTGACTGCACTATAACTGACTAAGGAAAAGAAAGACAGGTGCTTTCCCTCTCAGAGGTTTGTAAATATGGGCTCAGGCCCAAAACCACCACCCACTCCAGCTGAGTCAGGCCTGAGTTATATTTATGAGGTCATCCTAAAGACAAGAGGGCCTGAGTCGGCTGCTCTGgcatgaacacacaacacactacaggccTGACTGATCACTACTGTGACAGACATGAAGATCTTCTTTGGTAGAGATACTTCCCAGTTTCCCAGAAGGGAAACAGAAGTTAAAGGCCTCAGTCAGCAGGTCAGTGAATATGATTGAAATAGGGTATTAGTTATTACCCACACCAGCTGAAATGTTTTACttatttaaatacaaaaatcTCATACTACACAGATTTGTTCTGTCTGGCCCAATATGCATTTACACTATAAAACCACTTGTTTTGTCAGACAtattacacacatacatttacatacaaaGGGCCATGCAACATAATTATGGCAAAAAAGAGGTGTATACAATGAATAAAAACCTACACACATCCGACTGTTATGATGTGATGCTGATTTAGTGTTCAGTCCTAAAACACATACAAACCTTATTAAACACatataaaacaaaaatgtgATCACTGTAGTGATTAGAGAATGGAAtctatataataaataattggCGCATCACTTTAAGACAACCTGAAatccagagttgtataatccaggttcagaaagtaaaagtcctcaccaggattttgctcaagcttgttagattttctaattagtgcaatcctggtaaaattagtggaattaacacaatccaggaagcctgagcaaaatcctggtgaggacttttactttctgaacctggattatacaactctgctgaAATCTATTTGCTTACAGATTTTCCTTCCCAAGTTTGCTGTGTGACAGAGGTATATTCCACAGTTGTGTGACATCTGGACTGATTTATCACCACAGTATACCAGTAAGACCTTCACACTGCAATCGTGACCTTGCCCAAGTAACACTCCCTCCTTATATCCTCAGTCCATGTGAAGGGTGTATTGGATTTAGGTTATACATTTCACTGATAAGATGCTACATCCACGTACTGGTGGACTGTGTTTGCTAACATGTTCTTGTTTTCTCCAGCTTACCCAGCCGCTGGTAGCCAATGTGAGTGAGTTTCCATATTCTCAGGACAGCAATAAGGAACCCAAGCAGGATCAGAAACCTAAAGAAAGCAGAACTCTGAGAAAACCGTTCACGTCACATTCCAGCTGAATTTAGACAAGTTAAAGGAGAGAGCACTATCTGTACCTTAGCATGTTACTGTACTATACATGTGAAGGCAGGATAACCTTCACTATACTGTTACTGTACTATACATGTGAAGGCAGGATTACCTTCACTATACTGTTACTGTACTATACATGTGAAGGCAGGATTACCTTCACTATACTGTTACTGTACTATACATGTGAAGGCAGGATTACCTTCACTATACTGTTACCGTACTATAAATGTGAAGGCAGGATTACCTTCACTATACTGTTACTGTACTATACATGTGAAGGCAGGATTACCTTCACTATACTGTTACTGTACTATACATGTGAAGGCAGGATTACCTTCACTATACTGTTACCGTACTATACATGTGAAGGCAGGATTACCTTCACTATACTGTTACTGTACTATACATGTGAAGGCAGGATTACCTTCACTATACTGTTACTGTACTATACATGTGAAGGCAGGATTACCTTCACTATACTGTTACTGTACTATACATGTGAAGGCAGGATTACCTTCACTATACTGTTACTGTACTATACATGTGAAGGCAGGATTACCTTCACTATACTGTTACCGTACTATAAATGTGAAGGCAGGATTACTATTGGCCCAGCTTTCATAACAAGCAGaaatacaaaaacaacaacttGCTGAATCATGTGCTAGAAAAGATACAGAGTAGCTCATGTGAGACTGTGGTGTAATGAGGGACTTTTCTCTATAGCACACATACTGTGCATACTAACTGCACATAAACCTTTACACATGAGGTGATTCATCTGGATGGTCAGAAGCAATTATGACTTTGCAAGTTAAGTCAAAGTATACAAAGAAAGTCAAAAGTATACAAAGAAAAGTCAAAAGTATACAAGTATTTGCAAGTCAAAGTATACAAAGAAAAATATCTAAATGGGAATATCTAAAATGCAGAAAGAATTTTCAAACACATGTCAGAattttaacatttatttattttatacttttataaatTCACATGGATGTGAAAATCTGGGATTGGCTTcagtccccccccaccccaccccaccccacccttccCCTCGGGATTAAGTGGTAaagatgatggatggatggatggatggatggatggatggatgtgaaAATATAAGATAAAATAAGATTACTATAAGATTATCAAGATCCACATGTGAAACAAAATATCTGTGAGAGTTGATTATTCTACAAATATTTTGTAACACTGACTAATACTTAGAGGTTAGATGAAACGGAGGGGGGGGAGACATCCGTCATATTTACAGCAAATTGATCATATATTTCAAAATACTTGCTGCTTAGGAATCAATTAACAACATTAAGTAACTGTGGATTGAACATGTCGACTAATATCCTGCTACACGTAATTCTATAGGCAATATGTGACGTCTGTGGGAACATACACAGTAGTATGTTACGGTAAATGCGCCCCCTGTGCCGTTATTAGTTCTTTGGCGAAACCGAAACATAAGCGACATGTTTTGTATGCCTTTAGCGCCAGAGTAAGACCGACTGAATAGGAGGGCTAGGTCATACGGGAAGTTTCCTCCTCCCTAGAGAAGACTATAAATATGTTGCGCAGCGACAGTAACTCCACGAAACTTGACAACTGCCACGCGTAGTTCAGAGAAGCTTTGCTTTACTACAAGAACACTTCAGAATGTCCGATACATACGACGACATCATTAGGGTAAGTTTAATGTCTAAGGCATTTCTTCTATTATGTTAAAGCTTATTGTAAATTGTTTATTGTATTGCTTGTGAATGAAACGCTTCCCTTTGTGTTGTTTACCTACGTGGCCGAATTTTCGCACCGGCTATGGCATTTGGTGTAGATCTGAAAACTATTTTTAGTTAATACTTTTTTTAATCTTTTATTTTCAGAATCTGATCAACATTGGTTTGAACGACCACTTTCCTCGAGAACAGGAGAAGCCGATACTACAGCGTCCGCCGTCAATTTTTTCCCCGAAATGCATTAGTTCTGAGCGGCTGTCCGAGGAGTCCCTCGGCTGGCCCTTCGACATTTGGAGCGAGGACGCACCGAGTAAACCTTCGTTTCCTTTCCGCTCGGACCGGTCCATGAGTCTCACAGACGGCTATCTACCCAAGACGAAGACCCCAGAAGTGCCACCACCACCTGGATTCCCACCGTTGGCACCCCAGCCGTCAAACCGCTACAAAACCGAGCTGTGTCGAAGCTTTCAAGAAAATGGCAGCTGCAAATATGGCAGCAAATGTCAGTTTGCCCACGGGGAGAGTGAACTGCGGTGCCTCAACCGCCACCCGAAATACAAAACCGAAGCATGCCGCACTTTCTACAACTTTGGATACTGTCCGTACGGAGCGCGCTGTCACTTCATCCACGAGGAGAAAATCTGTGTGAAAACACTCAACCAAAAGACAAACGCACACGCCGGCCACAACCCACGTCTGCTCCGCCAGAGCGTCAGCTTCGCCGGGTTCCTGGGCTCCCGCAGCATGTCCCCCCCGCTGCCGTACGAGCCCGTCGGCTTCGCCCGAGCCCCCTCGGTCTCCCCGCCCCCCACGG
This sequence is a window from Brachyhypopomus gauderio isolate BG-103 chromosome 16, BGAUD_0.2, whole genome shotgun sequence. Protein-coding genes within it:
- the LOC143477431 gene encoding mRNA decay activator protein ZFP36; protein product: MSDTYDDIIRNLINIGLNDHFPREQEKPILQRPPSIFSPKCISSERLSEESLGWPFDIWSEDAPSKPSFPFRSDRSMSLTDGYLPKTKTPEVPPPPGFPPLAPQPSNRYKTELCRSFQENGSCKYGSKCQFAHGESELRCLNRHPKYKTEACRTFYNFGYCPYGARCHFIHEEKICVKTLNQKTNAHAGHNPRLLRQSVSFAGFLGSRSMSPPLPYEPVGFARAPSVSPPPTDLLSPVFSDTSREMFPFPRGRTSEGDVHSIPSMVEPPKSSSCVCGQGNNFPSSLNKCVGKENRTYMTQSIMQRFPSDDSLSDRDSYSSTGSTSGSESPTFDGSSNKRLTVFARMSVSD